The genomic stretch GTTACATGGAGGCAACTTTCGCCGGAGGATGCTTCTGGTGCATGGAGCCTCCTTTTGACAGTCTCAGCGGGGTTGTCGAAACGGTGGTGGGCTACTCGGGGGGAAAGGAGAAAAATCCTACCTACGAGCAGGTCTGGCAGGGTAGAACGGGCCACACAGAAGCGATAAGGGTCGTTTACGATCCCGCTAAGATAGACTACGAAACCCTTCTTGAGACTTTCTGGATAAACATTGATCCGACGCAGGTGGACGGGCAGTTTGCCGACAGGGGAAGACACTACAGAACCGCTATCTTCTACCACAACGATTCGCAGAAGGAAAAGGCCCTTCTCTCGAAGAAGAAACTCGAGGAGTCGGGCAAAT from Candidatus Dadabacteria bacterium encodes the following:
- the msrA gene encoding peptide-methionine (S)-S-oxide reductase MsrA, with translation MESGKNSGYMEATFAGGCFWCMEPPFDSLSGVVETVVGYSGGKEKNPTYEQVWQGRTGHTEAIRVVYDPAKIDYETLLETFWINIDPTQVDGQFADRGRHYRTAIFYHNDSQKEKALLSKKKLEESGKFKKPIVTSVEKFVSFYRAEEYHQDYYKKNPIHYGNYKIGSGRAGFIERTWGKQDLQ